In Rosa chinensis cultivar Old Blush chromosome 1, RchiOBHm-V2, whole genome shotgun sequence, a genomic segment contains:
- the LOC112167748 gene encoding glutathione S-transferase T3-like — protein sequence MAPRGDSWRHNEEVILCQAWITVGGDGCVGKDQKSDLLWSRVAEEYNAHKPAGCMDRTHSSCHARWKKISPACMKWRQALNKVEHFQRRSGENMEDELMNVKSTYYDSEGCDFVFEHCWQYLKNTEKFGKTPSMENTHFSVPNHVNLDDG from the exons atggctccaagaggggattcttggaggcacaatgaagaagttattctttgccaagcttggatcaccgttgggggtgatggttgcgttggaaaagATCAAAAGTCGGACTTATTGTGGAGTCGTGTGGCGGAGGAGTACAATGCTCACAAACCGGCCGGTTGCATGGATAGAACACATTCTAGTTGCCACGCTcgttggaagaaaataagtccGGCATGTATGAAGTGGCGCCAAGCTCTTAACAAGGTCGAACACTTTCAACGAAGAAGCGGCGAAAATATGGAGGACGAG CTCATGAATGTTAAATCAACGTACTACGACTCGGAAGGTTGCGATTTTGTGTTTGAGCATTGTTGGCAatacttgaaaaatacggaAAAGTTTGGGAAAACACCATCAATGGAAAACACCCACTTTAGTGTTCCTAATCATGTCAACTTGGATGACGGTTGA
- the LOC112167738 gene encoding uncharacterized protein LOC112167738, with protein MSAAALQIQTLEDEDSQWGGSSEGRTYKARDRELMDLQLKAQYFTDLCRYEPNIFRRRYRMQPWVFDKMMSDVANYDPYFVQTRDACGRLSLSTEQKLTCAMRMLAYGITADFCDDYLDIAKTTAIEIFEHFTKAIWNVYHETYLRRPTPADLRRLLDKAAERGFPGMIGSLDCSLNDINVLGCSPLFNDVCTGETPEVNYQVHNRHYRQCYYLVDGIYPKWGSFVQAIRKPQTQHFTRMQEAYRKDVERAFGILQARWAIIRGPARGWSKENLQYIMMTCIILHNMIVEDEHDEDAAQPFDPDDIPTRPRKAEIYKRPVMDTDVDRNPQQLNQFLRRYREVRCPVMNKNLQDDLIDHLWTMKLQANQNHQ; from the exons ATGTCTGCTGCTGCCTTGCAAATCCAAACTCTGGAAGATGAGGATTCACAATGGGGTGGTTCTTCAGAAGGTCGTACCTATAAGGCCAGGGATCGAGAGCTGATGGATCTTCAACTCAAAGCTCAATACTTCACGGATCTGTGCAGGTATGAACCAAACATATTTCGCAGGCGATATAGAATGCAACCTTGGGTCTTTGACAAGATGATGAGCGATGTGGCCAACTACGACccatattttgttcaaacaagAGATGCTTGTGGGAGACTCAGCTTATCCACTGAACAAAAGCTGACATGCGCCATGAGAATGCTCGCGTATGGCATCACAGCTGATTTCTGTGATGATTACCTAGATATTGCAAAGACCACTGCCATTGAGATTTTTGAGCACTTCACAAAAGCAATCTGGAATGTGTACCATGAGACTTACCTCCGCCGACCAACACCAGCAGATTTGCGACGGCTGCTTGACAAAGCTGCAGAACGGGGATTCCCGGGGATGATCGGTAGCCTTGATT GTTCCCTGAATGATATTAACGTCCTTGGATGTTCACCTTTATTCAATGACGTATGCACCGGTGAAACCCCTGAAGTGAACTACCAGGTACATAATAGGCATTATCGTCAATGTTATTACCTAGTTGATGGCATATACCCTAAGTGGGGGTCATTTGTACAAGCAATCCGAAAACCGCAGACACAACATTTCACAAGGATGCAGGAAGCATACAGAAAAGACGTGGAGAGAGCATTTGGTATTCTCCAAGCTCGTTGGGCAATCATAAGAGGACCAGCTCGTGGGTGGAGTAAGGAGAACCTTCAATACATCATGATGACGTGCATTATCTTGCACAATATGATTGTTGAAGATGAGCATGATGAAGATGCAGCGCAGCCATTTGATCCGGATGATATCCCAACCAGACCAAGGAAAGCAGAGATATATAAGAGACCAGTAATGGACACCGATGTTGATCGCAATCCGCAACAACTAAATCAATTCTTGCGTCGTTATAGGGAGGTTAGATGTCCAGTGATGAATAAAAACCTCCAAGACGATCTAATCGATCACCTATGGACCATGAAGTTACAAGCTAATCAGAACCACCagtga